The proteins below come from a single Triticum aestivum cultivar Chinese Spring chromosome 5D, IWGSC CS RefSeq v2.1, whole genome shotgun sequence genomic window:
- the LOC123119602 gene encoding BTB/POZ domain-containing protein NPY4, translated as MKYMKLGAKPDVFQTEGNIRFVATELATDIVITVGDVKFYLHKFPLLSKSSRLQTLVASTDEEGNDEVDISDIPGGPSAFEICAKFCYGMTVTLNAYNVLAARCAAEFLEMFETIDKGNLIYKIDVFLSSSIFRTWKDSIIVLQTTKSLLPWSENLKVINHCVDSIAAKASIDPSEVNWSYTYNRKKLPSESDPDSHWNGVRKQLTVPRDWWVEDICDLEMGLYKKVILAIKAKGRTAGEVVGEALRAYAYRRLFGTLDSAASNGLDCTRHRAALETIISLLPPERASVSCGFLLKLVRAACLLGSDEALRGDLVKRIGSQLDRASVSDLLIPASSDENALYNVDLVSSILEEFMVQCNGDEEALEDGESYPASSVCGGESELALVRLVDGYLAEIAKDPNLPLQKFIAITEMAPLAARPTHDGLYRAIDMYLKEHPSMTKSEKKRLCGLMDCKKLTAEASSHAVQNERLPLRLVVQVLFFEQLRASASAEAAASDHHPSPALRSLLPRENGNSYGSSRSAATTATTTEDDQWGGGAPASGDTSSFRSMSGLGNNKSGGNGGKATAKGPLQMPRKMLSKLWSGKASSGENSAGSDTSESPGSVNLEAETKSTHSRNTRHSVS; from the exons ATGAAGTATATGAAGCTTGGAGCAAAGCCAGATGTCTTTCAGACAGAGGGGAATATCAG GTTTGTGGCAACTGAACTGGCGACGGATATTGTTATCACTGTTGGAGATGTCAAGTTTTATCTTCACAAG TTCCCACTTTTGTCCAAGAGTTCCCGCTTGCAAACGTTGGTTGCTTCCACAGACGAGGAAGGCAATGATGAAGTAGACATTTCTGACATCCCCGGTGGACCTTCAGCATTTGAAATCTGTGCAAAGTTCTGCTATGGCATGACCGTCACGCTGAACGCGTACAACGTCCTCGCAGCCCGCTGCGCGGCCGAGtttctcgaaatgttcgagactaTCGACAAAGGGAACCTCATCTACAAGATTGATGTGTTCCTCTCCTCAAGCATATTCCGCACCTGGAAGGACTCCATCATCGTGCTGCAAACAACAAAGTCACTCCTTCCCTGGTCAGAGAACCTGAAGGTGATCAACCACTGCGTGGATTCCATTGCGGCCAAGGCTTCCATCGACCCGTCGGAGGTCAACTGGTCGTACACCTACAACCGGAAGAAGCTGCCGTCCGAGAGCGACCCCGACTCGCACTGGAACGGTGTGAGGAAGCAGCTGACGGTGCCCAGAGATTGGTGGGTGGAGGACATCTGCGACCTCGAGATGGGCTTGTACAAGAAGGTGATCCTGGCCATCAAGGCCAAGGGGAGGACCGCCGGCGAGGTGGTGGGAGAGGCGCTGCGAGCCTACGCGTACCGAAGGCTGTTCGGCACCTTGGACAGTGCTGCGAGCAACGGGCTTGACTGCACACGGCACCGTGCGGCTCTCGAGACCATCATTTCTCTGCTGCCACCTGAGAGAGCCTCGGTCTCCTGCGGCTTCCTGCTCAAGCTGGTGAGAGCGGCGTGCTTGCTGGGGTCAGACGAGGCCTTGCGCGGCGACCTGGTAAAGAGGATCGGCTCGCAGCTGGACAGAGCTTCGGTCTCTGATCTTCTGATACCGGCGAGCTCCGACGAGAACGCTCTGTACAATGTTGACCTGGTGTCGTCGATACTGGAGGAGTTCATGGTGCAGTGCAACGGCgatgaagaagcattggaggacgGTGAGAGCTACCCGGCCTCTTCGGTCTGCGGCGGCGAGTCGGAGCTCGCTTTGGTGAGGCTGGTCGACGGGTATCTGGCCGAGATCGCCAAAGACCCCAACCTCCCTCTTCAAAAGTTCATCGCCATCACTGAAATGGCGCCCCTCGCCGCTCGGCCCACCCACGATGGGCTCTACCGCGCCATTGACATGTATCTCAAG GAGCATCCGAGCATGACCAAGAGCGAGAAGAAGAGGCTGTGCGGGCTCATGGACTGCAAGAAGCTGACCGCCGAGGCGAGCTCGCACGCCGTGCAGAACGAGCGCCTCCCCCTGCGCCTGGTCGTGCAGGTCCTCTTCTTCGAGCAGCTCCGAGCATCGGCCTCTGCCGAGGCGGCAGCGTCTGATCACCACCCGTCCCCTGCCCTGCGCTCTCTACTCCCCAGAGAGAACGGCAACTCGTATGGCAGCTCCAGGTCGGCTgccacgacggcgacgacgacCGAGGACGACCagtggggcggcggggcgccggcgtCCGGCGACACCAGCTCGTTCCGGTCCATGAGCGGCCTGGGCAACAACAAGAGCGGAGGGAACGGCGGCAAGGCGACTGCCAAGGGGCCGCTGCAGATGCCGAGGAAGATGCTGAGCAAGCTGTGGTCCGGCAAGGCGAGCAGCGGTGAGAACAGCGCCGGCTCCGACACGTCGGAGAGCCCCGGCTCCGTCAACCTCGAGGCTGAGACCAAGTCCACGCATTCACGGAACACCAGGCACTCGGTCTCGTAG
- the LOC123124407 gene encoding probable carboxylesterase 17, producing MADTACCKKLVEDIGGWIKVYDDGTVERSPPPPEASQLATIIAPYDVPRNGVTVHDIRANPPLRLYLPEAAPLAGRRLPVLLHFHAGVFCLTDPTWSLYHCFYARLAASIPIAGIVSITLPLAPEHPLPAALAAGFAAIDWLRSLAQPGLLAEPVLEPTSDPVGKLKAVADFSRVFLIGDSNGANLVHHVAAGFNSAEPGYWGSVRLAGAILLNPGFSRSTPSRSESADVQLDPYVDYKLADRLLALALPKGATRDHPYIWPVRDDAAAAVLAMPPLLVSVATLDTMRDRQVEYCNVMRRAGKDVEVALSPGVGHMFYLNQGAPEPADEETAAHIAELIEAIRGFVGRRHGCVARM from the coding sequence ATGGCAGACACTGCCTGCTGCAAGAAACTAGTGGAGGACATCGGGGGTTGGATCAAGGTCTACGACGACGGCACCGTCGAGCGGTCTCCACCTCCCCCGGAGGCAAGCCAACTAGCAACCATCATTGCGCCGTACGATGTGCCGCGCAACGGTGTAACGGTGCACGACATCCGGGCCAACCCGCCTCTCCGTCTCTACCTCCCGGAGGCGGCTCCTTTGGCTGGTCGCCGTCTTCCGGTCCTCCTCCACTTCCACGCCGGCGTGTTCTGTCTGACCGACCCTACCTGGTCGCTGTACCATTGCTTCTACGCCCGTCTCGCCGCCTCCATCCCCATCGCCGGTATCGTGTCCATAACCCTCCCCCTTGCTCCGGAGCACCCGCTCCCAGCGGCCCTAGCCGCCGGCTTTGCCGCCATTGACTGGCTGAGGTCGCTCGCTCAGCCCGGGCTGCTAGCTGAACCGGTCCTAGAGCCGACGTCCGACCCGGTGGGCAAGCTCAAGGCGGTGGCCGACTTTTCACGCGTGTTCCTGATAGGTGATAGCAATGGAGCCAACCTGGTGCACCATGTTGCCGCCGGGTTCAACTCGGCGGAGCCGGGCTACTGGGGCTCGGTCCGGCTCGCCGGAGCCATTCTGCTAAACCCGGGTTTCTCCCGGTCCACTCCAAGCCGGTCCGAGTCGGCCGACGTGCAACTGGACCCGTACGTGGACTACAAGCTGGCGGACAGGCTCCTGGCGCTGGCACTCCCCAAAGGCGCCACCCGAGACCACCCCTACATTTGGCCCGTCCGggacgacgcggcggcggcagttcTGGCCATGCCGCCGCTTCTGGTGAGTGTCGCGACCTTGGACACGATGCGTGACCGGCAGGTTGAGTATTGCAACGTCATGCGACGCGCTGGGAAGGATGTGGAGGTGGCGCTGAGCCCCGGTGTGGGCCACATGTTCTACCTAAACCAGGGCGCCCCCGAGCCGGCCGACGAGGAGACGGCGGCCCACATCGCGGAGCTCATCGAGGCCATCAGAGGCTTTGTCGGCAGGCGTCACGGCTGTGTCGCTCGGATGTAG